In Pseudomonadaceae bacterium SI-3, the sequence ACCAACAAGAACATTCACCCGTCGAAGGTCGTACAAGTCGGCGACGAAGTGGAAGTCATGGTGCTGGACATCGACGAAGAGCGTCGTCGTATCTCCCTTGGCATCAAGCAGTGCAAGTCCAACCCATGGGAAGACTTCTCTGGCCAGTTCAACAAGGGCGACCGCATCTCCGGCACCATCAAGTCGATCACCGATTTCGGTATCTTCATTGGTCTGGACGGCGGCATCGACGGTCTGGTTCACTTGTCCGACATCTCCTGGAACGAAGCTGGCGAAGAAGCCGTGCGTCGCTTCAAGAAGGGCGACGAGCTGGACACCGTCATCCTGTCGGTTGATCCGGAGCGCGAGCGCATCTCCCTGGGCATCAAGCAGCTGGAAGACGATCCGTTCTCCAACTACGCCGCCGTCAATGACAAGGGCAGCATCGTTCGCGGCATCGTGAAAGAAGTTGACGCCAAAGGCGCCGTCATCGATCTGGGCAACGATATCGAAGCCACACTGAAAGCCTCTGAAATCAGCCGTGACCGCGTTGAAGATGCGCGTAACGTCCTGAAAGAAGGCGAAGAAGTCGAAGCCAAGATCATCAGCATCGACCGTAAGAGCCGCGTCATCAGCCTGTCCATCAAGTCGAAAGACGTTGAGGACGAGAAGGACGCGATGAAGGAACTGCGTACCAAGCAGGACGTAGAGCCAACTGCCGGTCCGACCACCATTGGTGATCTGATCCGCGCGCAGATGGAAAACCAGAACTAAGTTCTGCGATCCATTAAAAAAGGGCGACTTCGGTCGCCCTTTTTTGTGTCTGTCCCGTCCTGATCAAGAGTTACATATCGCCTTGACCTTAGTTAACCCGTCCTGAGGAAGGTGTAGGGCTTCGATCTATCATGGATCTCCAGTAGCAAAGCGCCCACCAGTCGAGGTCGAGCTGTTCAGTTTTTCAAGTTCGTATCGTGCCGGTTGCCAATGCCTGGTTAACCGCCAGCCAGCCATTCACCGCTTCCTCCCCAGCATGCTGGAAGGCCCGTTCGAGGAGACGCACCTGTTCGCGTCGCAATGCCTGCTCTAGCTTTGCACCCTCGGCAGTGAAGCGCAGCATGCGCTTGCGCTTGTCTTCATCGGCCGTCCTGCTCTCCACCAGATGCATTTCAATCAGCTGACGCAATGGCGTATTCAAGGCCTGCTTACTGACCCCCAGGTAGCTGAGTAGCTCTTTAACGCTGAGGTCGGGGTAGCTTGCGATAAAAAACAGGATTCTGTGATGCACTCGGGACAGTCCGCGTCGGGCAAGCATCTCGTCCGGCTTGGCTGTAAACGCCTGATAGCCTAGGAAGAAGCTCTCCATGATCTGGCGCTGAACAGTGCTTTTTTTTAGGTCAGGCATATTGACGTATTTACAGTTGAGGGCGTAATTTTGGTCAAGTAGTTTGACTCATTTTTATTATTCCTGCATCTGGTGCCCCATGGTCTTCTCCGAACGCATTGACCGCCTGAAAAGCTCGCTGATCCGTGAAATTCTTGCCGCTGCACAGCGTCCTGAGGTGATGTCTTTCGCTGGTGGACTGCCTGCTGAATCCATGCTGCCGAAGGTCGACTGGGCGCCCATGCCGGCGAGCCTGGGTCAGTACGGGATGAGCGAAGGGGAGCCCGCACTGCGCGAGGCCATCGCGGAGGAAGCCCGAGCAATCGGTGTTTCTTGCTCGGCCAGTCAAGTGCTGATCGTCAGCGGTTCCCAGCAGACCCTGGACCTCGCATCCAAGCTGTTCATCGATCGGGGCACCGAGGTGCTGCTCGAGGCGCCGACTTATCTAGCCGCCCTGCAGGCTTTTCAATTGTTCGGAGCCGACTGTCTGGCGGTGCCGCAGGAGTCCGATGGGCCATCGCTGGTCGCGCTGCGTCGACGGCTGGAACAGCACAAGCCGGCCTTTGCTTACCTTATCCCAACGTTCCAGAATCCCTCGGCGGTCCGTTATAGCGAGGAAAAGCGTGATGCGGTAGCCGCGCTGCTTGACGAGTTCGGCGTGACCCTGATTGAAGATGAACCCTACCGCGAACTGGTATTCGACGAAGGTCGTGCTCGCCCAATCGTTAGCCGCTTGCGCAACGCAAGCTGGATCTACACCGGGACAGTTTCCAAGACCCTGCTTCCAGGGCTACGTGTCGGGTATCTGATCGCAACACCGGACCTGTTCCCTTATCTGTTACGTCTGAAGCAGTCAGCCGACCTGCATACCAATCGCGTTGGTCAGTGGCAGGCGCTTCAGTGGCTCGGAAGCGAGCAGTATCGGTTGCATCTGGGTGAGCTGCGCAGTTTCTACCGCCTGCGCCGTGATGCGATGCAGGCTGCGTTGAATGATTATTTCGCCGACCTCGCCGATTGGCAGGTGCCGCAGGGGGGCTGTTCTTCTGGCTGCAGCTGAAACAACCGATCGACACCCGAACGCTGCTCGATTCCGCGTTGGCGCAGGATGTGGTGTTCATGCCTGGCGAGCCGTTCTTCGTCGACCCCGAGCAAAATCTCGGTTATCTGCGGCTCAACTTCAGTCATGTCGCGCCAGAGCGTCTTGATGAGGGTATTCGCCGCCTGGCGAGTGTGATTCGCGAGGCGCTAGTGGTCGAAGCGGCATAGTTCAGATGCGGTGGATGCACCGCTGGAGGGCAAAATGACATACAAGGTGTACGGCGACTATCGGTCCGGTAACTGCTACAAGGTGAAGCTGATGCTGCACTTGCTGGGGCGATCGTATGAGTGGGTTCCGGTGGATATCCTGCGCGGTGAAAGCCGTGAGGCAGCATTTCTGAAAATGAATCCCAACGGCAAGATACCGGTGCTCGAGCTGGAAGACGGTAGCTGCCTGTGGGAATCGAACGCAATCCTCAACTTCCTCGCTGAAGGAAGTGAATTCCTGCCGGCCGATGCCCGGTTGCGGACCCAGGTTCTGCAGTGGCAGTTCTTCGAGCAATACAGCCATGAACCCTTCATCGCTGTGGCGCGGTTCATCAAGGTTTATCTGGGCTTGCCGGACGATCGCCTCGATGAATATGCAGCCAAGCAACTGGATGGTTATCACGCGCTTGATGTCATGGAGCAGCAGCTGCTACGCACGCCCTATCTGGTTGGCGAGCACTACTCGATCGCTGATGTTGCGCTCTACGCCTATACCCACGTGGCTGGGGAGGGCGGTTTCAGCCTGGCGCGGTACCCGGCCATCAGTGCCTGGCTGCAGCGTGTGGCCAGTCATCCGCGCCATGTCGGCATGTTCGATTGAAAAGAAGCGCGTAGCCGCGAGCTTTTTGAATGGTCAGCCATAAGCTGACAGGCTTGGTCTGCAAAGGCTTAGCGGCTAATAGCTGACCTTATTTTACCAGGCCGAGAAATTCACTACGCGTGGCGGCATTTTCGCGGAATTGGCCGAGCATGACCGAGGTGACCATCGATGAGTTCTGTTTCTCGACGCCGCGCATCATCATGCACATGTGCTGCGCTTCGATCACGACTGCGACACCCCATGCACCCGTAACCTGCTGAATCGCTTCTGCAATCTCGCGGGTGAGGTTTTCCTGGATCTGCAGTCGGCGGGCATACATGTCAACAATGCGAGCGACTTTCGACAGGCCGAGCACCTTGCCGTTGGGCAAATAAGCGACATGCGCCTTGCCGATGAAGGGCAGCATGTGGTGTTCGCACAACGAATAGAGCTCGATGTTCTTGACCAGTACCATTTCGCTGTTATCGGAGCTGAACAGCGCGCCGTTCGTGACGTCCTCGAGCGTCTGCTGATAACCCTTGCACAGGTACTGCATGGCTTTAGCGGCGCGCTTGGGCGTATCGAGCAGGCCCTCGCGGTTGACGTCCTCGCCGAGTTGGCCAAGGATCGCTGTGTAATGTGTTTCCAGGGACATGTGACTACCTGTCAGGCTTGCAAAAAAGCGCGAGTGCGAAGGTTAGGGGGTCGACGGCTGGGCTGCAAGCATGCGTCGCGCTGACCGGCTTGATTGCGGCGCTTGGATTATTCGTCGCGGCCTTCGAGCATGGTCCGTTTGAGGATTACATATACCCCGCCGGTGCCGCCATGTCTTGGTAGGCAAGAGGTGAAGCCCAATACCTGGGCGTGCTGGCGTAACCAGGTATTAACATGGCTTTTGATCAAGGGGCGCTTACCGTCTTTTCTTGCGGCCTTGCCATGCGTCACACGCACGCAGCGAATCTCGAATTTGCACGCTTCGGCGAGAAAGTCCCAGAGCAGCACGCGGGCTTTCTCAACGCTCAGCCCATGCAGGTCCAGGCTGCCCTCGAATGGAATTTGGCCAGCTTTCAGTTTGCGTATCTGGCTGTCCTGGACACCGTCGCGCACCCAGTACAGTTCATCTTCAGCCGCAACATCAATTACGAACTGATCGGAAAGCCCATCGATCCTGGTATCGCCGTCGCTGATCGAGGCATTGGCACGTAGAGTGGCTATCTGTGCTTTGTTGCTGCGTGGTTTACCAATTTCAGCCCGGTCGTGTTCGATAGGCTTGACGCCACGCACAGCTGATCTGAACAGGGAAAAATCATCTTCTTGCATGAGGCCTCCGCTTAAGTCGGCCATTTTATCTCAAAGCTTTTGTCCAGGGCTGACTTCCCCCTCGAATGCCATGCTGGGCAAGCGCGGACAGACTAACGGCGTTTTTTCAGGCGTGGCGAAAGACTCAACCCGCTCGGTGTATGCATGCGGCGGCGCACACGACGCCGCACGAATGCGCCAAGCAGCAATAGGATCAGACCCAAGGTCAATAGCGTCACCGCGGCTTCCTTGTCCAGAGGCATGCTGGCCAGGGCTCCGATACCGCTAAACAGTGACGCAACACCGGTGCCAATGAAGAGCGCGCCCGCGACGATCAGCAGCAGACCAAGTGCTGCGCCAAGGCGTGAGCCCCAGCTGCGATGTTGCCGAGGGCGGAGACGGCGAGCATCGAATCCATCGGTTCGTTTCATTCCGGTTAGCTCCTCGGGAGCGGCTATCAGGCCGTTGGAAAGCGTAGACGAGGCAGGCTAGACGCTTTTCGGTGCGGTTGCGCCTTATGCCAGTGCTTCGGCATCAGTCACGCAAACAGCGAAGTTATCGGCGAGAATGGTCATTTCCATGCGATGCACCTCTGCCGCGGCGATCGCGCCGTCTCCCATCGGCAGGTCACGTGTGGCGCAGGCCTTGTCAACCAGTGTACAGCGGTAGCCATAGTCCTTTGCCGCGCGGACGGTGGTGCTCACGCTCGAGTGAGTCATGAATCCGCAAACAATGAGGTCGAGGCGGCCATGCTGCTGCAGCAGCTCGTGTAGTTTTGTGCCGGCGAACGCATTAGGCAGTGTCTTGCCGATCACGGTTTCGCCTGGAAGCGGTGCCGCTTCCGGCATGATCTGGCCACGTAATCCTTGGGGGTCGAACAGCCCACCCGGGATGCCCAGGTGATGAACATGCACGATGGGTGCGCCAGCAGCGCGGGCGGCGGCCAGCAGCTTGCTGATCTGCTCCAGCGACGAATCCAGATTTGGTAATGCCAGCGTTCCCGTCCGGTATTCTTCCTGAACGTCAATGATGACAAGGGTCGCGTTGGCCAAAGTCGCCGGTGCATAACTGCGGCCACTGAGCTGAAGCATGGTCTGTGGCTTGGACATGACTGACTCCTTGTTCTGAGAGGGGCATGATTGTGGCGCCAGTAGCGCGAGATGTGAACAGCCAATAGGCGATGATTTGGTCATATACATCGGCGTTATGGGCGTTATGCCACCACGCAGAGCCTCAAAATTCGCGAAACGAGCGGGGCCATCAGCTAGACTTTCGCCCTTTTTAAAGGAGATGCCCCGTGACTGCTTCGTCTTCCCGTTTGCGCACCTTGCGTGACCATATTCGCTGGGCTGTCAGCCGCTTCCACGCCGAACAGCTGTTCTTCGGCCACGGCACGGACAACGCTTGGGATGAAGCTCGCCAGTTGGTGCTTGGTGCCTTGCACTTGCCGTGGGAGATGGCCGACAGCTACCTCGATTGTCGGCTGGAAGACGATGAGCGTGAGCATCTACAGGCTTTGCTGCACCGGCGAATCGAGCAACGCGTGCCTACCGCCTATCTGCTCGGGCAGGCCTGGTTTTGCGGGCTTCCGTTCATCGTGAACGATCACGTACTGATTCCGCGCTCGCCGATTGGCCAATTGATCGAGCGTCGCTTCGAGCCATGGTTGGCGAAGGAGCCCGCACGGATTCTCGACCTGTGTGCCGGTTCCGGTTGCATCGGCATTGCCTGCGCCTATGAATTCCTCGATGCAGAGGTGCTGCTGGCCGACCTGTCTTTCGAAGCGCTGGAAGTGGCCAACCGCAACATTGAACAGCATGGCTTGGACGATCGGGTTTACACCGTACAGGGCGATGGGTTCGATGGGCTGCCCAAGCAGCGCTTCGACCTCATTGTCTCCAACCCACCCTATGTGGACGCTGAAGATTTCGCCGATATGCCTGCCGAGTTCCAGCATGAGCCCGCACTGGGTTTAGCCTGTGGTGACGACGGGTTGAATCTGGTGCGAAGAATACTGGCGGAGGCGGCCGATCACCTGACCGAGACCGGCACCCTCGTCGTCGAAGTCGGCAACAGTCAGGTGCATGTCGAAGCGCTTTATCCGGAAGTCGACTTTACCTGGCTCGAGTTCACGGACGGCGGGCATGGTGTTTTTCTGCTCGCGGCCAGTCAGTGCCGGGATCATCAGGCGCTGTTTCGTGAACGGCTTGTGCGGTAGGCGAGGTCGAGCGGCCCTGGAGCGTCAGCGGGTTGCGATCCAGATCAGTAGCCCGGCCTGAAACAGGGCGAAGACGATCAGGCAGGCAATGGTGAATCGGAGGGTGCCATCCTCCCGGCGAAGCTTGCTCAAGCGTTCGTGGATATCGCGAATTTGATTTTCCCGCTCGAGCAGATTGCGATCAGCCTGCTCGAGCATCGCCGCGGCCTCTTGCAGTTCGATGATTTGCACCTTTTCGATATTCCAATCAGGCCGCAACGCACTGACACGACTCGCACTGTAGGTCGCCTTGAGCTGCTTGGGCTCGGTATACAGCACATCGAAACCCTGGCTGAGCAGGCAATGATCGCGCCGCAAGCGTGTGTCCTCGCCGGTTATATCTTTGACCGGCAACGCGCCGCCTTCGACCAGATAATGTGCCCAGCGCTTCTGAGCCCAGGCTGCCCCCTGCGCAAGCAGGAAGCGTCCAAGGCCACGGTTTGCCGGTTCTATATGCAGACCAGAGTCTGGGCCGAAGCGCACTTCTTTGGCTCGGTGGTCGGCCCAGATTTCCAACAGATTGTGCTGTTTAGACAGCACTTGTCCTGGTATCCGTATGAAGAGCTTCAAAAGGCTCTGCTGAGGCGTATGTCGCTCGACCTGGGCCAACTCCACGAACCGTAGCGGGCGCGCCCCGGTGTCTCGGTCAGTGGGCAATGGCGACAGGCGAAGCAGTCGGAAGCGATCCGGGACGAGTTCGGCCCAGGGGTGCGGCTGGGGCACAGCGGGCGTCAGGGCCTCGTTGTCGTTAGGTGCTGTTGTGCTGTCTGTCATCTCGGCGTCCATGGGCCTGTGCGGGTCGTTGCGGCAGGCAAGGAGCGTATCGGCCGATAGCGGGCTAACTGGAGGCTGGCAATATGCCGTGCTCGGACAAGAATCGGCTGATCTGTTCCGTCAGTTCATGAGCGATAGGCAATTCGGGGCTGCTATAGGAGGCCATTTGTCCGGCGCGCTCCGGCGGCGTAATGCGCAATACGTGCCCCATCCCTGATATCAGGGCCAACTCCGCGTCGGCTCTGGCTCGCTTCAGGGCCTGGGCATCTTCGCGCCCGACCTGAATGTCATGAGTGCCCTGGATAATTAACGCCGGTGCTTTGGTGCCCGCGAATGCATTGGCTGGGTCCTGGCGGAACAGCGAGATGAGATAAGGCTGTACGCTCGGGCGGAACAGAATCCGCAATGGGTCGGGCACCTGATCATGGATTCTTCCTGCCTTGAGCTCATCGATCAGGTAGTACGCGGTTGCCAGCAGCGGCGGCGACAAGCGGCCCTGGAGTTGCTCGCGCAGCAGCGTGTCGATGGGGCGACCGCTGCCTGCAAGGCTGATCAGTGCAGCGGGTTTAACGGTAGGCTCAGCCAGGCTGGCAATTAGTGCACCTTCGCTGTGGCCGACCAGCACGACCGCCGAAAATCGCGGATCGGCTTGCAACAGGCGCGTCCAGGCTACTGCATCGGCCACGTAATCCTTCACATCCAGTTGGCTTTCGTCAGGTGCCAGCGCGCGGCTCTGGCCGACGCCGCGCTTGTCATAACGCACGCTGGCGATGCCGCGTTTGGCCAATGCCTGTGCCAGCCGCTTGAGACTATCGTTGTGGCCCAATGGATTGTTGCCGTCGCGGTCGGTCGGGCCTGAGCCGGCTATCAACAACGCGACTGGCAGGGTGATATCCGACTTCGGAAGCAGCAGGCTGCCATGAAGACGCCCGTCTGGCACCTGCACGGTCATCCTCTGATTCAGCAGCGTCTGGGCTTGGACTAAGGGAGCGAGCATGGTGAGCAACGTGAACACTAAAAGGAAACGCATGGGCAGCAATAAACCATTGGCGAAGCGGGGCGGATACGGAGCGAGCTGACGGTTGGGCGGGTTGGCAGTATGCGCCACCGCTGTAGGCAGCGAAACCGGCGGCGGCTCGGGTATACTTCCGCCCCCTCTTTAGGTCGATCGCGGAGCGCCCTGCATGTCCGGCAATACTTACGGCAAGCTGTTCACCGTTACCACGGCTGGCGAAAGCCATGGTCCGGCATTGGTCGCGATCGTCGACGGCTGTCCGCCGGGCCTGGAACTGAGCGCCGCTGACCTGCAGCGCGACCTCGATCGACGCAAGCCTGGCACCAGCCGGCATACCACCCAGCGCCAGGAAGCGGATGAGGTTGAAATCCTTTCCGGCGTATTCGAAGGTCGTACGACCGGCTGCCCCATTGGATTGCTGATCCGTAACACGGACCAGAAATCCAAGGACTATTCGGCAATCAAGGACCAGTTCCGTCCCGCTCATGCCGACTACAGCTATCACCACAAGTACGGTCTGCGTGACTACCGCGGCGGTGGTCGCAGCTCAGCCCGCGAAACCGCCATGCGCGTCGCTGCCGGCGCCATCGCCAAGAAATACCTGGCGACGCTAGGCATCCAGGTGCGCGGCTACATGAGCCAGCTGGGTCCGATCGAAATTCCATTCAAGACCTGGGAAAGCGTTGAGCAGAACGCATTTTTCAGTCCGGACCCGGACAAGGTGCCGGAGCTGGAAGCGTATATGGATCAGTTGCGTCGTGATCAGGATTCGGTTGGTGCCAAAATCAGTGTCGTCGCCGAAGGCGTACCTCCAGGGCTTGGCGAGCCGATTTTTGACCGTCTCGATGCTGAACTGGCCCATGCCCTGATGAGCATCAATGCGGTGAAGGGCGTTGAAATCGGTGCCGGCTTCGCCAGCGTCGCCCAGCGTGGCACCGAGCACCGTGACGAGATGACGCCGGACGGTTTCCTTTCCAACAATGCAGGCGGCGTTCTGGGCGGCGTTTCGTCCGGTCAACCGATCATCGCGCATCTGGCGCTCAAGCCGACGTCCAGTATCACCACGCCGGGCCGCTCGATCGACGTCGACGGCAATCCCGTGGATGTCATCACCAAAGGTCGCCACGACCCCTGCGTGGGTATCCGTGCGACGCCGATCGCCGAAGCGATGATGGCCATCGTTTTGCTGGATCATCTGCTGCGCCATCGGGGGCAGAATGCCGATGTGCTGGTGGGTACGCCGGTGTTGGGGCAGCTCTAAGCTTGCGGCTGGGAGCCTGAAGCCGGAAATCGAGCAAACCGCTCGTTCCTGCCTCTAGTCGCTTTGCTTCCAGCTACTGGCTTTTTCGCCTATGGCAGCTTTGATTCCCTACTGGCGCCTGTCCGGTTTCTACTTTTTCTACTTTGCGCTACTCGGTTCGGCGGCGCCGTTTCTCGGCCTCTATTTCGACCATCTTGGCTTTTCTGCCGAGCGCATTGGCGAGCTGGTGGCCATTCCCATGCTGATGCGCTGCCTGGCACCGAACCTGTGGGGTTGGCTGGGCGATGTCACTGGCCGGCGTCTGACGATTGTTCGTATTGGAGCAGTCTGTACGCTGATTTCGTTCAGTTTGATCTTCTACAGTAAAAGTTACGCCTGGCTGGCATTGGTGATGGCGCTGCATGCGTTCTTCTGGCATGCAGTGTTACCGCAGTTCGAGGTCATCACCCTGGCGCACCTGCACGAACAAGCGTCTCGCTATAGTCAGATTCGCCTATGGGGCAGCATCGGTTTCATCGCGGCGGTGGTGGGACTTGGGGCGCTGTTCGAGCATCTGAGTCTCGACATTTATCCGGTGGCGGTGCTGACAGTCATGGTCGGGATCGTGATCAGCAGCGTATGGGTGCCCAACGCGGTGCCGGCGGAGCGCCCTGAGCCGGAGGGGCAGGGTGGTTTTTTTCGTCAGCTATGCCGTCCGGGTGTATTGGCATTCTTCGTGTGTGTCGGTCTGATGCAGGTCAGTCATGGCCCGTACTACACCTTTTTCACCATTCATCTCGAAACGCTCGGCTATGGCCGTGGCACCATCGGCCTGCTCTGGGCGCTCGGGGTCGTAGCGGAAATC encodes:
- a CDS encoding MarR family transcriptional regulator, with protein sequence MPDLKKSTVQRQIMESFFLGYQAFTAKPDEMLARRGLSRVHHRILFFIASYPDLSVKELLSYLGVSKQALNTPLRQLIEMHLVESRTADEDKRKRMLRFTAEGAKLEQALRREQVRLLERAFQHAGEEAVNGWLAVNQALATGTIRT
- a CDS encoding MFS transporter, yielding MAALIPYWRLSGFYFFYFALLGSAAPFLGLYFDHLGFSAERIGELVAIPMLMRCLAPNLWGWLGDVTGRRLTIVRIGAVCTLISFSLIFYSKSYAWLALVMALHAFFWHAVLPQFEVITLAHLHEQASRYSQIRLWGSIGFIAAVVGLGALFEHLSLDIYPVAVLTVMVGIVISSVWVPNAVPAERPEPEGQGGFFRQLCRPGVLAFFVCVGLMQVSHGPYYTFFTIHLETLGYGRGTIGLLWALGVVAEILIFLVMASLLARFSLRQVLAASFLLAALRWLLLGTLADHLGVLLIAQLMHAATFGSFHAAAIHFVQRSFGHRQQGQGQALYATLAGVGGALGALYSGYSWASLGPLWTFAIASLASLVAAVIIVIPSRNSA
- a CDS encoding cysteine hydrolase, whose protein sequence is MSKPQTMLQLSGRSYAPATLANATLVIIDVQEEYRTGTLALPNLDSSLEQISKLLAAARAAGAPIVHVHHLGIPGGLFDPQGLRGQIMPEAAPLPGETVIGKTLPNAFAGTKLHELLQQHGRLDLIVCGFMTHSSVSTTVRAAKDYGYRCTLVDKACATRDLPMGDGAIAAAEVHRMEMTILADNFAVCVTDAEALA
- a CDS encoding 50S ribosomal protein L3 N(5)-glutamine methyltransferase, which produces MTASSSRLRTLRDHIRWAVSRFHAEQLFFGHGTDNAWDEARQLVLGALHLPWEMADSYLDCRLEDDEREHLQALLHRRIEQRVPTAYLLGQAWFCGLPFIVNDHVLIPRSPIGQLIERRFEPWLAKEPARILDLCAGSGCIGIACAYEFLDAEVLLADLSFEALEVANRNIEQHGLDDRVYTVQGDGFDGLPKQRFDLIVSNPPYVDAEDFADMPAEFQHEPALGLACGDDGLNLVRRILAEAADHLTETGTLVVEVGNSQVHVEALYPEVDFTWLEFTDGGHGVFLLAASQCRDHQALFRERLVR
- a CDS encoding chorismate synthase; amino-acid sequence: MSGNTYGKLFTVTTAGESHGPALVAIVDGCPPGLELSAADLQRDLDRRKPGTSRHTTQRQEADEVEILSGVFEGRTTGCPIGLLIRNTDQKSKDYSAIKDQFRPAHADYSYHHKYGLRDYRGGGRSSARETAMRVAAGAIAKKYLATLGIQVRGYMSQLGPIEIPFKTWESVEQNAFFSPDPDKVPELEAYMDQLRRDQDSVGAKISVVAEGVPPGLGEPIFDRLDAELAHALMSINAVKGVEIGAGFASVAQRGTEHRDEMTPDGFLSNNAGGVLGGVSSGQPIIAHLALKPTSSITTPGRSIDVDGNPVDVITKGRHDPCVGIRATPIAEAMMAIVLLDHLLRHRGQNADVLVGTPVLGQL
- a CDS encoding DNA mismatch repair protein MutS, yielding MQEDDFSLFRSAVRGVKPIEHDRAEIGKPRSNKAQIATLRANASISDGDTRIDGLSDQFVIDVAAEDELYWVRDGVQDSQIRKLKAGQIPFEGSLDLHGLSVEKARVLLWDFLAEACKFEIRCVRVTHGKAARKDGKRPLIKSHVNTWLRQHAQVLGFTSCLPRHGGTGGVYVILKRTMLEGRDE
- a CDS encoding alpha/beta hydrolase is translated as MRFLLVFTLLTMLAPLVQAQTLLNQRMTVQVPDGRLHGSLLLPKSDITLPVALLIAGSGPTDRDGNNPLGHNDSLKRLAQALAKRGIASVRYDKRGVGQSRALAPDESQLDVKDYVADAVAWTRLLQADPRFSAVVLVGHSEGALIASLAEPTVKPAALISLAGSGRPIDTLLREQLQGRLSPPLLATAYYLIDELKAGRIHDQVPDPLRILFRPSVQPYLISLFRQDPANAFAGTKAPALIIQGTHDIQVGREDAQALKRARADAELALISGMGHVLRITPPERAGQMASYSSPELPIAHELTEQISRFLSEHGILPASS
- the folE gene encoding GTP cyclohydrolase I FolE translates to MSLETHYTAILGQLGEDVNREGLLDTPKRAAKAMQYLCKGYQQTLEDVTNGALFSSDNSEMVLVKNIELYSLCEHHMLPFIGKAHVAYLPNGKVLGLSKVARIVDMYARRLQIQENLTREIAEAIQQVTGAWGVAVVIEAQHMCMMMRGVEKQNSSMVTSVMLGQFRENAATRSEFLGLVK
- a CDS encoding glutathione S-transferase, with the translated sequence MTYKVYGDYRSGNCYKVKLMLHLLGRSYEWVPVDILRGESREAAFLKMNPNGKIPVLELEDGSCLWESNAILNFLAEGSEFLPADARLRTQVLQWQFFEQYSHEPFIAVARFIKVYLGLPDDRLDEYAAKQLDGYHALDVMEQQLLRTPYLVGEHYSIADVALYAYTHVAGEGGFSLARYPAISAWLQRVASHPRHVGMFD